One window from the genome of Capra hircus breed San Clemente unplaced genomic scaffold, ASM170441v1, whole genome shotgun sequence encodes:
- the LOC108634772 gene encoding LOW QUALITY PROTEIN: zinc finger protein 280B-like (The sequence of the model RefSeq protein was modified relative to this genomic sequence to represent the inferred CDS: inserted 1 base in 1 codon; deleted 2 bases in 1 codon), which yields MVPTSSPEEFNRSTGANMKSEGETKQVDDDDDELILVGVEHVNEDADVIFVGMTSNSKPVLSNILKRVTPDSCSRRKRGHFRKDNTHKLQPVSHVNPTSEAKSVLPVSDSESRSTANPIIIDPLSEADYKNISPQIVPNSFSELCSPLITFTNSFQHPVETVSARDMNKSIFHTVTTQQRTPDTKTDFPSLASQNKIVDPTEENLIVLLCDFYYGQHIGDGQPELKTHTAFKCLSCLKVLKNVKFMNHMKHHLELERQRSDSWKNHTTCQHCLRQFPTPFQLQCHTESVHTRQGPSAVCQICELSLETDQFLLQHMKDNHKHGEMPYVCQVCSYRSSFFADVGAHFRAYHGTTKNLLYPFCLKIFKTAAPYRCHYRGHWEKSFHQCSKCRLQFLTFKEKREHKTQCHQMFKKXVIQISLDPLQPGLVEVASITVNTSDSEQSPPTHPKSK from the exons ATGGTGCCTACCAGCTCTCCTGAAGAGTTTAACAGGAGCACTGGGGCCAACATG AAAAGTGAGGGAGAAACCAAACAagtagatgatgatgatgatgaactgaTCTTGGTTGGAGTGGAACACGTAAATGAAGATGCTGATGTGATCTTTGTTGGGATGACCTCAAATTCAAAACCAGTCCTTTCAAACATACTGAAAAGAGTTACCCCAGAttcttgttcaaggagaaaaagg gGTCACTTCAGGAAAGATAACACTCACAAATTACAGCCTGTTAGTCATGTGAATCCTACATCAGAAGCAAAGTctgtcttgccagtttctgactctgaatCAAGATCAACAGCTAATCCTATTATTATTGACCCTTTGTCTgaagctgattataaaaatatttcaccacaaATAGTGCCCAATAGCTTTTCTGAGTTATGTTCTCCTTTGATTACCTTCACAAATTCGTTTCAGCATCCAGTAGAAACAGTTTCTGCAagagatatgaataaaa gtatttttcatacagtgaCTACTCAGCAAAGGACACCAGACACAAAAACTGACtttccaagtttagcaagtcAAAACAAGATTGTTGATCCCACAGAAGAAAATCTGATTGTGTTACTTTGTGACTTCTACTATGGACAGCATATAGGAGATGGGCAGCCAGAACTGAAGACCCACACAGcctttaaatgcctcagctgcttgaaagttctaaaaaatgtcaagtttatgaatcacatgaagcaccatttggaacttgagaggcagagaagtgacagctggaaaaaccacaccacctgccagcactgcctccgccagtttcctactcccttccagctgcagtgtcacactgAAAGTGTCCACACTCGCCAGGGGCCCTCCGCAGTCTGTCAAATCTGTGAGTTGTCCCTTGAGACAGATCAGTTTCTCTTACAGCACATGAAAGACAATCATAAGCAtggtgaaatgccctatgtatgccaggtttgcagttacagatcatcattttttgcAGATGTGGGTGCACATTTCAGAGCATACCATGGTACCACTAAGAATTTGCTTTACCcgttttgtctcaaaatttttaaaactgcagcACCATACAGATGTCATTatagagggcactgggaaaagagttttcaccagtgttccaaatgtcgactacagtttttaactttcaaagagaaaagggagcacaagacccagtgtcatcaaatgtttaaga tTGTTATTCAGATATCACTGGATCCCCTTCAACCAGGATTGGTGGAAGTAGCATCCATTactgtgaacacatctgattCCGAACaatcaccccccacccaccccaaatctaaa